The region TCCGACGCCCTCTCGCTCGCTGCAGGTGGCAGTGCGCAGAGTCTCCTGCGTGACGTTTTGACAGGAGCTCTTGAACCCGAGCGAGACATATGAATCTGGCCATCTACAGGCCCCTGGACAGCTGAATTTCGTGGCCGTGGTGATCCCGTAAAGACCCTGTACGATGGCGGACTGCATTCCGGGATCCTGTGGGATGCTTTCTGAGAATCCGTCAGCTGGTGATGCTCATAATCTGAGTACTGATTAGCAATAAGGATGTCTTACCAACACGAGCAGTCGCCATTCCTGGTCCAAGATTCCGGCTGTAGTCGTGCGCGTATCCAAACATGGCGCTGACGTCGCTCTCCAcaagctgccgctgctcaaGGAGGACAACCTGCTGCGCGAAGGGGGAGAAGGTAAGCCGCAGGATGGTAATGACCGCGCCGATGGTCGCCAGATTCCACTTGACATTTGTAAGGAGCAGGATAGACCCCCATACGCCGCGACTAGCCCCATCGAACGTCTCGAGGTGGGAAAGTCGTTTCGGTCGGTCCTTGAAATAGAGCCACTTGAGCTGCGCGATGAACGAGCTGACTCCATGCATCAGCGCTGTCGTATATGCGGTTGtaaggatggagatggttgCGCTAAGAGAAACGCGCGCGTTCCAGTCTGACAggggctttccatccatgGCAATGAAAATACCGACAATGGAGAACAGGAGGCCCATAGCCAGAAGAGAGCTGGCAGCTTCAAACAGCCATTCTTGAGGGGAGTATACCGGGTGGCGCTTGTACTCGAGTTTTGAATTCTGGGCCTGCTCTGAGTCTGCCTCAGAGGCCTTGGAATCCTCGTGTGGGTGGATTTTAGGGTCACTTTCGTCTGCGGCCATGGTGGGAGTTCGAGCCTCTCGCTGTGAACCTGCGTTTGGAATATTTTTTCGAGGGCTGACCGACAGAATCGAAGAGAGAAAGGGCGAGGTGCAAGGTGTGAGGTTTTCCTTCCTCCCGCTGGCGCGATTTTAGCCCAACTCCCAGCCCTCGACACCTATATTCTGCACGAATTTCTGGGCTCAAAGAGAACCGTCCAGTAAGCGCCTAGGAAAGGGCTCTCATGTGGGACTGGCTAGGGTCCAGCTCCCTCCCTCCAAACTTGGTCCGTCCTCGAGGCCCATGTGGATCGGCATCTCCGGGTATGACTATCTGGGGTTACATGTCTAAATTGCGATGGTTTACTAGCCTAGCCAGGTGCTTACGTGCATTGCTTATCTGAAATTATGGTAGACGCAAGACACGAATAGAAAGAGCACTAAATGTTTATCGGTGTCGGTCAGCAACAGAGTGAAAAGGGGCTATAGCCCTGCCGCTGGCCGGCTTCAGAAATGTCGCTTGTGCAGTACAGATCCCAGGGCTTTAGATCTTACTGAGCGACCAACAGTACGATATCCTACCGGCGGATAATGTATCCAGATATAAACGGCCGGGGCGGACCGTAGTTATAAGCAACATGAGTCTTAGCAGTTGATCAGGCTGAGGAAAGAGACGATCATGGTGAGAACTCCACGTCGCCATCTAGTGTTCTCTCTTAACAATTTACCTGGTCCAGTGATGCTTGCGGCTGAGGCAATGAAGAAAGGGTTCTGGCGGGAGCGCTGGGCAGTGCTGGGCAGTCGTCTCGTATTCCCCCACCCAGCCCCCACAACACCAGGGCCCTGATGCAGTAGCCCTTGTAAGACGTCTGCTTTGAGTATGCTTACTCTGGAGTATCTCCGTCTTTCCAAGTAGCGCCAAGTACGCCAGGCCTATTGGAGCCGAGATGTGCAAGTAACGCAACTCTCCGAGCTGACAAATACACAAGGGTTCATTTAGGTGTCAGTTGCCGGGTAGCGGGTCATGAGAAACTGGGAAGGATATCTTTGGGAGTACCTGCGTCGTCCTCATGGGTATGCAGCCTTACCGTTGCTGGTGAAATGATAGGGCATTGGCTGACAGCCGTGGATCCCCTTGAGCCTTGTGGCGCTTCTACCGTGACTCTTGACTATGCGGCAATCTTCAGGGGACGACATTCAAAATTTCGTGCCTTATCGATTTTTACCTGTCAACATTAGGTGCCTAGTGCTTCAATGTCCAGCGTTTAGAGACGGGGCTGTCCAAGGTATGTCTCCTGCGGAGAGTGCAGGTTTTAGTGGGGgccaaaaaaaaggaaaaaagaaagaaaaaattaAGCAGGAGCCGTTGGCACCGTTATCTTAACAATGATAAAGGCTTGACCCTTATGACTGAACTCACATCAGGTTATCGGAATAATACACCGGCCCAATGAATAGCAGAGAAATGGTCTCTCAGAGGTCTGTGGGCTGGGGAGCCTCCGAAGACAGGACTAAACATGATGGCTAtggtggctggctgggttacGAGCCGTCCTGCATTAGCGCCTGACACGGCTGAACTCTACATGAGATAGCCTTCATCTATTGGCTGCCGATTCATCTGCAGTCGTTGGGCATGCATTACAAGTACACACCCTCTGAGTGATTTCCAGAGGCTCCTGCGTGGAGAGCGTCCACTCTGACGGTCCGAAAGGGCTTGGCTTTATCCTAATGGGCCAGGAGTAAGCTAAACATCCCTCACTTGAACACATGGTTGACTCAGCCTGGTTTATTTTGGTGCTAACTCTTTTATAGAGTAAGGCCAAGGCTGAGGGAAGGAAAAACCCCGGATATAAGCCGTCATTCCCGGCGTCGGATCTCTGGAAGGATAAGCTGTTATGGTAAGGTTTTCGCAATAGGACCATTATCAAGCTTCGCAACTGCCAGAGAAGGACGGGAAGTTTCTGATTGAATCATGTTGCTTGGATGGCACTCCCTCGTGCTGTATGCGCTGTACGCGCTGTTTTACCTACAACGAGCCGCGGCACTTCCCCAGGGCACGACAACATCCGAAGTCACAAGTGTAGCATCCCCCCAACCTACAGCGGGGAATTCCACCGTAgcaggggaaagaagatgtGATTTTGACTCGATCAACGACTTCTTCAGCTATGCCACCGAGAACGGATTGAACATCACGGTGGAGGTGCAGAACTGCCAGAATCTGTGCCTGCTTACGTATGGAGTCGGCAACCCAGATCTCTCAGGAATTGGCGTAAGTCACCTATTATTCTCATTATGATCAGGTTTGCCTCAGGAAAAGACTGGACCTGCTGATGGGGTAATTGCCGTCTCCAGATGATGTACGCATACAGTATCCAGACCGCGTTCACGATTCTCCTCGGCCCCGTCTACCGACTCCTCTACCTGGCCTTCGCCCAAGCCAGCGTCTTCATCCGTGACGCCAAAGACATCCAgctcaacttcttctcctccaatgGGTTTTTCATTGGCTCGTCTGCGCTGGCTTCACTCGCCCATCTATCCCAGAACCCGTCGACCTTCGAGGTGGCCGAGATTCAAGCCATGGCGTTCCTGCAGGTCAACAGCGTCCTAGTCACTTTCTTCTGTATGGTCGTCGCGCAGCCGATGTCGCGCTGGGGTGCGCGAGTGCTCCTCTACATTGTCGTCTTTgttctcatcatcgtcacccTGGGGGAGAGCCATCTTAATTCCGACAGCAAAGAGAACTGGCGCCTCGCCTCGGATGGCTGCGCGCACAGCTCGTCGGACTACAGCGTCATTAACCCCGTTCCTTACCCATCTTGGGCTGTCGCTGTCTTTGCAGTCGCGGGAACAGTTGCGTTCTGGCTGCAGTCGTTGAAGGAAAGATTCCAGGCAGACAAGCTGCACAAAACCATGTTTCGAATCCTCATGCTGTTCTGGGTGCTACTAATCGCCTTGCTGACTGCAGGCATGGTGGTTGGTTTGACGATGATGTGGCGGCAACGCCGGCACTTGAAGAGTCTTGCGAGGGACCAGTTCGAGGATGACGAATGGGGATTCGGGCAGATTGCTGCTTTGACGATCTGGGCACCAATACCGGTCGAGTTGCTTCATATCCTCAATGGTGAGTTCACCGTCGCGTGCTATTTACTGAAGTTCTTGAACTGGCCCTAATGATTTTGCTGCAGACTTGGCTCAGAGAAGGTCGTCAAGATGGAGTCGCTGGAATCAAACCATCAGCGCCTTTTTCTCTCCTAAGGCACAGAAGCAGGACGTGCAGTCTTCGCCTACTTCTGACTCGCAACCTGAAATGAAGGTGCAGGGTGGGAATGGAAGAATTGTCGAGGTTGCCGATAGGTAGGCTGGCTATCGTCATGGCTTAGCGGCCTGTGTATCTTCGACGCCCGGGAGTCTGGATAACGAACAGCCTTACAACGATGTTTGGACTGTCATTTCTGACGGAGCATCAAGGCTTAAAGTACACCTTTGCGCGTTTTAGTCGTGCTGGATACCCCTTCTCCCTGTCAGGCTCGTCTGATTCGATGTCCACAGACTTTGGTTTCTCTCAGTTGATTTCCTGTTTTATCTAGATGGGTCCAGGACAACAGCAAGAAGCTGACTGTCTCACGTAGTTGGCCAATAATTGGGACTAGGAATGTTGCTAGCTATATGTGGACTTGATGACCAGTCTACGCCACACCTCCAAAGGCCGGTGAGGATATCCAAGGTATGGCCGGCAGTGCGATGATCTGTGTTCATATATGGTATACCGTAGCGTCTTGATCCGGTAAAACAAATAAACAAGCTTCGAGGCAACTAGGCATGatatttatttatattatGAACTAGATCAAATACCAAGGCTCATTCTGTGCACCTTAGGAAAGCGGAAACACTAATTACTGCTCATGGTCTCGGGGTAATTCCAGCCTACTGGGGCACATACATCTCCCTCAGCATGGAATCAATAAACTCTCTCTGCTCCTCTAACCatctcctctttttctctacATCGAACGGCTTATGAGCCGCGTCCCTgttcctctcttccttccGCTGAGCCCTCACCCGCTCCTCCAGCACATCAAGCCTGTACTCGAAGTACTGTGGGAACAGCTCTTCCAAGTTACTGATTCCACGGACTCCCACGAGGATTGACTCATCGCGCACGAGTGGATCTTTGGGCCGGAAGGGCGTCACCATAGAGATCCTTTCGCGGCCACCAAGGGCTTTGAGCGCTTGATGGTGCAGGTACCGACCCTGCATGACGACTGCATACCCCTGTGCCGATCAGCAATGCATCACTGATTATCTATAGATAAAGGATTTGGTACCATAGCAGGCCCTCGGACTTTCTTGATCTCGCCACTCGGCAGGTTGATCGCCGTTTCCCCGCCAACCATCCCCGTGCAATCCGAGAGCATGGTTACGCAGACGAAGGGGAAGCTGTCGTAGTGCCATGCAAAGGCTGGGACATTGTCATCGTCACTAGAATTGCTAACAACCGGTCCATCGGCGATGGCAGAGCCCGGCTCGATAGGATCGTCCTTGGCGGCAATATTGATGTTCGCGATCTCGTAGTCGAATACCGGGACAAGATCGATTCCCGCAATCTCGGATACTTTAGAAAGCACCTCGGGCGACTTCCACACGTCATATATGAAGGGGGCTCGTCTGGATGGTTCTATTAGCATGCCGACCTCCAGCGCTTACCGTAACATAAAGGCCAAAAGAACGGAGTAACCTACGCATGTCCCATCCCTCGAATCATATTGGTACAGAAGCTGCTCGCATACTGGCAGTTCTGTAGCACGGACTCACTAAAAATCTCAGCCCTCATCTGCTTAATTGCTTCCTCGGTGAAAAGACGGAATGGCTCGGAAATGGCGTTTGGTGATATGCCGGCGCCTTCAAGACCAAGTTCGGCCATTGTGTGAATCTTGGCCGGAGGTTCGTAGACCAGGTGCTCGGTTGGGCTGAAGGAACGCCTCTGCGTGAGTGTGGCATTCTCAATGATGGATCTAGGGATCTTCTTTGTGGGTCGAGTGGCTATCTTGGTTGTTGGGCCGACCACCGCTGGTGCCGCAGTGGTGGAGGTAGTGGTAGGGGCAAGAAGGGCTGCTGGGGCCATTTTGGTTAGATGTTATGAGTCGATGTGCTAGACTGGAGAAGTGTTAGCTTGTTTGCAGTTTGGCTGTCGTTTGGCCGTTGTTGCTTGTCCACGGCTGGATCTGAAGGTGTACTTATATTAAATCTGCCTTGATATCTACAGTTTGTGTAGTGTTATCTATTACCGCGGGGAGGCGACGCATGAGTCCAGCTGATCTCGGATGCAATACAACGCCCGTCCTATTTGTTTCTATCATGGTCTGAGGGGGTCGAGCCTATGACGTGAATGATAGGAACTATGAATAGATCTAGATTCCCGACATGGCCAGAATCCATGCTGCGTTGACGCCACTCGGGATCTCTATCGCAAACTATAGCGCAGCGAATCATGGACGTACTCAGGCTTCGGGTCTCGCGATCAGCTACCGAGCCGAAATCTGAAGCAAGTTGAATTGATAAGATCCCTCGGAATGAGAAGCCTAGTGCGCGGAAGATGTACCTGGTCTTTACCGAATCAAGACCGATTTCCCGGATGAGGCCGCTGTTACTTTCGTAGCCATTTCAAGAGACACCAGACAGGGAGCCGTACATACCCGCTGTGAAACTACCTTAGCAGACGTTGCAAAGTCATATCAGATGTATGACATGCATGAATTATTCCTCATTCTACCCTAGTTCCGCTACTATTTGCTACTACCACCGGCAAACTGGGACGCGATAGGTGTTCTACCTCTCAGGCTGAGGTTCACGCCTCTCTCCGCCGGAAAGAAAATTGTGTAAAGG is a window of Aspergillus nidulans FGSC A4 chromosome VI DNA encoding:
- a CDS encoding uncharacterized protein (transcript_id=CADANIAT00009774), whose protein sequence is MLLGWHSLVLYALYALFYLQRAAALPQGTTTSEVTSVASPQPTAGNSTVAGERRCDFDSINDFFSYATENGLNITVEVQNCQNLCLLTYGVGNPDLSGIGTAFTILLGPVYRLLYLAFAQASVFIRDAKDIQLNFFSSNGFFIGSSALASLAHLSQNPSTFEVAEIQAMAFLQVNSVLVTFFCMVVAQPMSRWGARVLLYIVVFVLIIVTLGESHLNSDSKENWRLASDGCAHSSSDYSVINPVPYPSWAVAVFAVAGTVAFWLQSLKERFQADKLHKTMFRILMLFWVLLIALLTAGMVVGLTMMWRQRRHLKSLARDQFEDDEWGFGQIAALTIWAPIPVELLHILNDLAQRRSSRWSRWNQTISAFFSPKAQKQDVQSSPTSDSQPEMKVQGGNGRIVEVADR
- a CDS encoding uncharacterized protein (transcript_id=CADANIAT00009775) — encoded protein: MAPAALLAPTTTSTTAAPAVVGPTTKIATRPTKKIPRSIIENATLTQRRSFSPTEHLVYEPPAKIHTMAELGLEGAGISPNAISEPFRLFTEEAIKQMRAEIFSESVLQNCQYASSFCTNMIRGMGHARAPFIYDVWKSPEVLSKVSEIAGIDLVPVFDYEIANINIAAKDDPIEPGSAIADGPVVSNSSDDDNVPAFAWHYDSFPFVCVTMLSDCTGMVGGETAINLPSGEIKKVRGPAMGYAVVMQGRYLHHQALKALGGRERISMVTPFRPKDPLVRDESILVGVRGISNLEELFPQYFEYRLDVLEERVRAQRKEERNRDAAHKPFDVEKKRRWLEEQREFIDSMLREMYVPQ